One region of Zingiber officinale cultivar Zhangliang chromosome 7B, Zo_v1.1, whole genome shotgun sequence genomic DNA includes:
- the LOC122003830 gene encoding non-specific lipid-transfer protein 1-like, which yields MARSGALVVVLMIAAVVALLAGSQADAAVTCGQVASNLRPCIPYVTGKVSALPPACCNGVRSLNSAAQTTADRRAACSCIRSQASGISGLQPGRLSGLPGSCGVHLPFPVSTSTDCSSVN from the exons ATGGCTCGCTCCGGTGCCTTAGTGGTGGTCCTCATGATAGCAGCGGTCGTCGCCCTCCTAGCGGGGTCCCAGGCCGATGCCGCGGTCACCTGCGGCCAAGTGGCCTCCAACCTGCGGCCCTGCATTCCCTACGTGACCGGTAAGGTGTCGGCGCTGCCTCCGGCCTGCTGCAACGGGGTGAGGAGCCTGAACAGCGCCGCGCAGACCACCGCCGACCGCCGTGCAGCGTGCAGTTGCATCCGCTCGCAGGCGTCTGGAATCTCCGGTCTCCAGCCCGGCCGCCTTTCCGGCCTCCCCGGCAGCTGCGGCGTCCACCTTCCATTCCCCGTCAGTACCTCCACTGATTGCTCCAG TGTGAACTGA